In Anopheles stephensi strain Indian chromosome Y unlocalized genomic scaffold, UCI_ANSTEP_V1.0 chrY4, whole genome shotgun sequence, the following are encoded in one genomic region:
- the LOC118515214 gene encoding uncharacterized protein LOC118515214, whose protein sequence is MKSIARKAKIPEGELIDIIIEGIDDPVNTAAMRFAARRMDDLLPMLKRYEEIRSRRPPPSAPTDKRYVRNASGNSEQIKCYNCLQLGHYQSQCQRPQRPYGSCLRCSQTGHSHRECPSRSKIPAAAVNPTNEDSGFLQQIQAMQEEAPEVL, encoded by the exons ATGAAGAGCATTGctagaaaagcaaaaatcccTGAAGGTGAACTGATTGACATCATTATCGAAGGAATAGATGATCCGGTCAATACTGCCGCTATGCGTTTCGCCGCTCGTCGAATGGATGATCTCCTACCTATGCTAAAGAGATATGAAGAAATACGATCACGCCGTCCACCACCATCTGCACCAACGGATAAACGATATGTTCGCAACGCATCGGGTAACAGCGAGCAAATAAAGTGCTACAACTGTCTGCAGCTAGGGCATTATCAGAGCCAATGTCAACGACCTCAACGTCCCTATGGATCGTGCCTTCGGTGTTCACAGACGGGCCATTCACATCGAGAATGTCCAAGCCGTAGTAAAATACCAGCCGCCGCTGTGAATCCAACAAACGAGGACTCGGGCTTTTTACAACAAATTCAAGCCATGCAGGAG GAAGCCCCAGAAGTtttataa